A genomic segment from Necator americanus strain Aroian chromosome III, whole genome shotgun sequence encodes:
- a CDS encoding hypothetical protein (NECATOR_CHRIII.G10372.T2): MFALLRLMFIAAIVSGVAAHLFGNHVFHHKSTEVRNKRFVPRPPRPTRHPPPPFRPRWTLPPYNPRWPPKVFMIGRTLNTSVSEKRADEQSLSVLAKAKFTPTPALNMVRAKR; encoded by the exons ATGTTCGCTCTACTCCGTCTTATGTTCATCGCGGCCATCGTTAGTGGCGTTGCCGCACATCTATTCGGCAACCACGTCTTTCATCATAAAT CAACTGAAGTACGTAACAAACGTTTTGTGCCTCGCCCACCACGTCCTACACGACATCCACCACCTCCATTCAGACCACGATGGACTCTTCCACCATACAATCCAAGGTG GCCACCTAAGGTGTTTATGATAGGACGTACCTTGAATACCTCGGTCTCTGAGAAAAGAGCGGACGAACAGAGTTTGTCTGTTCTTGCGAAGGCGAAGTTCACTCCGACACCCGCCTTGAACATGGTGCGAGCCAAGCGTTAA
- a CDS encoding hypothetical protein (NECATOR_CHRIII.G10372.T1): MFALLRLMFIAAIVSGVAAHLFGNHVFHHKSTEVRNKRFVPRPPRPTRHPPPPFRPRWTLPPYNPRW; encoded by the exons ATGTTCGCTCTACTCCGTCTTATGTTCATCGCGGCCATCGTTAGTGGCGTTGCCGCACATCTATTCGGCAACCACGTCTTTCATCATAAAT CAACTGAAGTACGTAACAAACGTTTTGTGCCTCGCCCACCACGTCCTACACGACATCCACCACCTCCATTCAGACCACGATGGACTCTTCCACCATACAATCCAAGGTGGTGA
- a CDS encoding hypothetical protein (NECATOR_CHRIII.G10373.T1), with protein sequence MNDRSTPEEAWKGMEIGWMGAPRGAAKRTNTIFEESCHWGWDLLPHPPYSPTEAPTDYHVNRSLKNWQTNKVYDDLDDLVADVKAWIASKNRDFFARGIDRLPSKREAVLEVDGDYALE encoded by the exons ATGAACGACCGTTCGACGCCTGAAGAAGCTTGGAAAGGTATGGAAATTGGCTGGATGGGTGCCCCACGAGGTGCAGCGAAACGAACAAACAccatttttgaagaatcttGTCACTGG GGATGGGATCTGCTCCCACATCCGCCGTACTCACCGACAGAAGCACCAACGGACTATCATGTCAATCGCTCTTTGAAAAACtggcaaacaaacaaagtctACGACGACTTGGATGACTTGGTGGCTGATGTCAAAGCGTGGATTGCCTCCAAGAATCGTGACTTCTTCGCACGTGGAATCGACCGACTGCCAAGCAAAAGGGAAGCAGTTCTTGAAGTGGATGGTGACTATGCTCTCGAATGA